The genome window gtatgtcagaggccttgatggCCCGTGTGTATTCATATTGTGAGTACGATAGATCACTGATGCAGCATTTGCCCACTTACAGTtacatattttgagttgtggccatgttggcccatgataattacaaaaaaaaatgaatgcgtttagccaactcgacctatgtatgttctagttttggtcaaaacgatcatgagttacagagtgatTCGCTAGGAAGAGTACGGCCCAGATGCGAGCCACGCCTCCCCGGGTTTGAGGCGTGACAAATGAGCACATGAGCACTATAGGATTTAAATACAAATTCAAATCCTGAAATACAGAACTGTCTGAATGATAGAACAGTGATAACATAAACAAAGTAGAAGGGAACTCCAAGGTATGCGAATAAAAtcggcagctacctcgaaatctccaatGATCTGGTACGGGTGCCTCCAGCTAGCAATCACATCTCTCAAAAGTACCTAGATTTGCACtttagtgtagtatgagtacaactgaccccatgtactcaataagtaacaagcctatCCTCGGGTTGAGAGCAGCGACGAGCTTGATAATTTCCAACATGCAATGCCAATAACCTATAATAACAATATAGAATAATAATGGTAATGAGATGTGACTTAAGCAATATTAATTTCTACCTTTGCATAAACAACAAGAAAATTGGCATGCTTTTCAGGAATAGCTATAAAGGCATGAATTCTTTCACAGATTTCTAAGCATGGGTTTTTAACATAGTAATGATTTCCTGTCTGAAATACCAATTATGCTCATCTAGTACCATCAAACATAAAGGAAGAATCACAACATGGTACCTACATGACGAGTAAACATGCTAGAATCAACAAACACCACGATAAATTCATCaagtatatcatatctcagcacATGTAAGGTGCCTGGCACAATTGCCCCTAAACCCTCACACACAACATCATCACTCAGCACTATATGTGTGCTTGAAATAAGCCAGTCACTCAAGCACATACATATGACCTTGTGCTTGCTCTCACTATGAatatcagactccggaggggtggatCCTTAAGCCAACAATCAACATCACATAGCCCAATCATGAAGCCTGGTGCATGCATCGCCCCTAGTCAGtaccacttagcccaatatggggctTGAGTacacgtcacctcaaaatcaataccaaatcggcTATATGGCCCAAGATCAATCATCAACCGCTTAAGTCTCAATTGACCACATATCACAATACTCAGTTCAACAATGTTACATATATGAAGCATCAACATCAAGTGAGGAATCATAATAAGAATGTACTGAGTCAGTAATATCATACACAGATATAGCATCGTGATTGAGAGTATGTCTACAATTATGGCAAACGGCTCATAAcaacaagaatagccctatcatgtctcaaagaaataagcacatagcctaggcatgatttctaacatgaattatATCTCAAATATAatcatacaagtagagaaaatatggatataacgaggcatgatagcaaacaaggcatataataacCTAATGTTTGCCCGATCCATGAATAACCTCGGTGCACACATAttcgcccatcacctagcacgaGCGTCTCCCCCAACATATCTCAAATACCATAGCAAATGGAGAGAATTACCCTCAAATCAAGTTTAGACATTTTACATACCTCAAAGCACGCGAATCAATTCTCTAAAAAGACCTTCCCATGAGATTGACCTCTGAACGATTCGACTAGTAAGAAAACATAACAACACCAAATAATTCCATAGGAAACAAccccaaataataaagcttcgatcttgaataaaagtcaaaagtcaactcgggcccgCCTCCCGGAGCCCGATAAAAGTCACAACTTCCGAACACTAATTCAAATATATGTCCAACCATATAAGTTTAATTCAATTCCACATTGaggttcaaatcctcaaatttcatataaaaaatatttgaccaaaatccccaatttcttcaCTTAGACTGATCATTCAAAAGCTAAAACCAAAGATGGAATCAGAAATAATAACCAAATCTGAGTCAAAAAGACTTACCCTAATCCAAATCGTGTAAATCCTctaaaaatcacccaaatccgagctccaaatctcaaaatatgttaaaattacTAAAACcatcgaaatagagtacttaagtATTGACCAACGatactcttcacgatcgcgggacCTACTTCGCAATCGCGAAAAGTAAACCACAAGCTGCCTCTAGATACCCTACACGAATGTGAAGACAAGGTCACAAATACAATGCTTACCTCTACCGAAACATGGTGAAATGGCCCGTAATCTATTTGAAACGCACCTGAGAGCCCCGGGACCCCgaccaatcacaccaaccaatcccaaaaaatAATATGGACCtacccgaggcctcaaatcatacaaaacaatatcaaaaccacgaatcgtaccccaattcaagccaaaggaactaatcaaaatttaaaaattcggaacttacgccgaacatgcctaaacaactcggaataacctcaaattttgcatgcatatTCCAAATGACAcgacgaacctattccaactcccagaagaACAATCTAATCAATATCATTAAAACCAATTctcagtcaaacctatgaaccttctaaacctttaaattttcaactttcgctaaTTAGATTCAATTCAACCTAGgcacctccaaatccaaatctagaCATATGCATAAGTCCACAACCACCATCCAGAACCAACATAACTATTAAAACTCTTatctgaggtcaaatacaaaAAAGTCAAAATTCGGTCAAGCTTCACAACATAAGCTtcaaaccttgagactaagtgtctcaatttaatCTAAAACTTCCCTGTAGCCAAACCAACTACACCCAAATCATATAAcaacaaatacacatatgtaaatcATCAAATAGAGGAAACGAgaataaaatactcaaaactacTGGCCGAGTCATTGCGTTCTCCCCTTCTTAAATacacattcgtcctcgaacaagtctagaatcatacttgggatctcaaaaaggtgaggatatttaCTCCCCAGCTCCTTCTCGTCTCCCGTGTAGCCTCCTtgaccgactgacctctccaatgaaccttcaccgaTGAAATATtcattgacctcaactttcgaacctgatggtccaagatggccaccggtTCCACATAATAAGTCAATTCCTGGTCCATCTACACCGTAAtgaagtctaatacatgtgaGGGATCCCCATAATACTtctagagcatggaaacatgaaatagtGGGTGAACtcctgataaactaggtggcatgGCAAGTCTGTATGCCACCTTTCCAACTCTCTCTAGCACcttaaaaggaccaatataccgagggctcaactttcccttcttcccgaacctcatcacacccttcatgggtaaaccTCTTAGTCGAACCTTCTCAACTACCATATATaccacatcacgagccttcctatcagcataattCTTTAGCCTTGACTGCGATGTACGATGCCGCtattgaatcaactttaccttctccataGCATCACGAACCATATCACTACCCAACAACCTAACCTccctaggctcaaaccaaccaactggagaacgacatcacCTCGCTTATAAGGACTCATATAAAGCCATATagatactcgactgatagctattgttgtaggagaACTCTTCTAACGGCAAAAACGGGTCCCAAtgacccccaaaatcaatgacacggGCTCGTAACacgtcctccaatatctaaatagtgcattCAGACTGCCTATCCGTCTGGCGATGAAATGATATACTCAACTCGACTTGTGCGCCTAACTCACATTGCACTACTCTCTAAAAaggtgatgtaaactgtgtgcctcaaTCCGAGATACTAAACACAGGCACGCCATGAAGACAAACAATCTCACGAAGATAAATTTGAGTCAGctactctgaagagtaggtagtcatgagTAGAATGAAGTGTGCAAACATGGTCACTCTGTCCCCAATGACCCACActgcatcaaatctcctcaaggtccgtgggagtccaactgcaaaatatccaacctcaagAACTTGTTGGCCAAAGCCCGAAAAACCAAATCTAATGGTCTCTCCCCAGTtggaataaaagcaagactccccatgctctcaTCCTTCCTTCTAAAAGCATAGACCACCACGTTGGCCTGTAtcagatgataaagaatggtgatatcattgtCCTTTGTTTCctaaatttagatcctttttctAGAGTAAGTTTTGGAGACTCTGGTGATCCGTGAACTCCTCGCAAGATacaccataaagataatgccgccaaatcttgagcgcgtgaacaatggctgccacctccaaatcgtgcacttggtagttcttctcaaaatccatggttatattctcCCACTTCCTCTTCGAAATATCTAGCCTCTAAAGGAAACCACTCGATCTCTGATACGCGTACTTCACCTAGTAACATTTCAAACACCAAGCAACATACTCAACattatccttcttcatccttcgccaccaatagtgcttcctcaaattacggtacatcttcacggcacccggatgaatgaaatatcGCAAACTATGGCCCCTCTCAAGAATGAGCTCCCGCaattcatccacattaggcacacaaatctggCCCTGAATCCTTAATAACCCATTACCatcaatagtaacctccttagaaTCACCGTGTTGCACCGTGTCCCTTAGAACAAATAAGTGGGGATTATCATACCGATGCACcatgatgcactcaaacaaagatgACCGCGATACAGCTCAAGCAAAAACCCTgctaggctctaaaatatccaacctcaagAATTTGTTGGCCAAAGCCAGAAAATCCaaagctaacggtctctccccagcaagaataaaagcaagactccccaCGCTCTCAACCTTCCTTCTgaaagcatcgaccaccatagtcctttagtagctctaaccacctctatTTCATCAATTTAGATCCTTTTACTAGAATAAGTGTTGGACACTCCGGTCATCCGTGAACTCTTTGAAGGATacaccataaagataatgccgccaaatcttgaGTTGCTTGAACAATGGCTCCTACCTCCAAATCGTGCACTGAGTAGTTcatctcatgggtcttcaactgacgtagagcataagcaatcactctccCCTTTTGCATCAGcacacacccaatgccaattTGTGAAGCATCACCATAGAATGTGTAAGAACCCGGTCCTGGAagaaaaactagaactggagttgtagtcaatgctgtcttgagcttctgaaagctatcctcacactcatccgaccacctgaatagggCACCCTTTCTGCGTCAATCTAGTTAATGAGGCTGCTAAAGATGAAAACCTCTCCATAAGTACAATTCAGACCCTTTTAGTAGtagacggtttgggccaactctgaactgcctcaatcttcttcagatccaccttaatcccctcactagatatCACATGACCTATGAATGCcatcgagtctaaccaaaactcgaaCTTGGACAaattagcatatagcttcttctccctcaatgttTGGGGCACGATTCTCAAATGTTGCTTATGATTCTCCCAGCtgtgagaatacaccaatatatcatcaataaaaactATGATGAAAGAAtccagataaggctgaaatacgtTGTTCAACAAGTGCATGAAAGctactagggcattggtcagcccaaaagacatcactattTGGCCATtataggcttgctcataggctcTTGGCtatagtaggcttggtatataacttaccatctgttTATAGGTTGCCTAATAGGGACTTGCCCGCCGATTATATCTCGGTGGTGGTATAAATACTATAatcctgtatatatatagaccctctactctcttgactgaaaaAGACAACatttaactgaatataaagtcccaatagggagaatactataacttatgagactaggataatgtacataatttcaggaatatgaacttctctttatgtctcgttatcaaatgcGTTTAGTtgcgggatcatgccaaaatgaagagaAGGTCTAGCCTTAACATATTTTATATCATTATACTTAGCTTAGACAGATCGAATATCTCTAAAGCAAAATAGGATCATAAAAGTggcacttatgcatttcataagAGATCGTCCGTAAGGCTCTCTCATAAACATGAATAATTGGTGGATCATACACGTAACATAGTAGACCGTCCGTATGGCTTACAATATCGAGGTCTGGTTAGGCGTGCAACTGTTACCATCCATAACCAACCTTCATTATGCACTTATGTTTTCATAGACCATCTATAGGGCTTCATTGTACACCTAcacgttcatagaccgtccgtaCGAATCATTTCTTATatatattcatttcatatcactcGCGTAGATATCATTCAGTCATCAATAGATAAACTCGTATTTAGAAACATATAAGTTCGTGAGTAACTCGTTACAGTAACCAATCCTGATTCCTTAGCCTTGCTACGTCACCCTTCATATTCtatattatttataaatataaaacgTTGTAACTATTTAAAAATCGCACTTCTATCCTTATTTCACATCATGACTCATTTTTGGGATTACATTATTCTGTCTACTTATATCTATGTAAtatgcttagcttgtgagtgtaaggccccgtaaaagtttaccAAGAACTCGAGGTGTATGGtgtcgaggtaggctaatgtgtaagGCCCCTTGAATTTCTATTGCTAATTATAGCGATTTTGAGCTTATGAATACAATTTAATTTAGACCCGAACCATATGAGAATTACTGTAGCGAATAAAGTTATTTGGATACTAggggataattattttattaatctttgAGTTTTGTAATAATGGGGAACACTTGGATGTTAATTTTAAAGCAATAAGACTAAAGAAAATAAAGTGAGCTATCTCCCCATAGCGCAGCTATAGCACACGAGGGAAGCTTAAAattttagcaaaccagtgagctaaagcattatagcacagggatagcaccagtggaaaaataatgtatactattttagcaaaccagtgagctaaagccttatagcacagcTATAGCACCAGTGAAAAAATATTGTATGTAGACCTATTAATACCTGGGTGtgagagaaaaataaaaggatttcaagactagggcttttctctccatcacccatccagTCTAGGCTTCTAATACACaattaaggtgagtttttaagtgtatttttatgatgattccacttctcaatcactagttacaacaaggttttgtattggattccataggatttcttcaaaaatctgaagaacaccccaaaagttgactttcaagatttggtctacaagaggtaatctttcGCCCTTAAACTTACATGCGTGGATTGTTAGTAaatatatgagcaagaaataagtactagcacttatgagatggtgattggaagccataaatacttaaactagattattgggcgTTGTACagattttgtaatgagttaattagtgaaatttggtggatgtgagttcattgatgattataatggtgctaaAGAAGGCTGTTAGTAATCAAAGGATATTGTATTATATCTTGTTGGTGGgaaggagggattgttggatgaagaaacaccattactagaggtagttgaatgctATACACTCTAGGTGTTTTATAAAATGCCAAAACGACCAAAAACCTGGaaatttttactaatattggtctaattgaattattttgatgtagattgaagttatACGAGTAGTGGGTGGTTTTAGTAGtactaaagagctccatcaaggtatgttggccaAACTACTCTATTAGAAATGAActtcatgatgttcccgtaagtttcaagtatggttggctcaagttcctaattcctacgttccgagttattccttataaacATGACTATtctgaatgagccttatgtcaaaatatatatgttcaaagtatgggttgtgtattaaaatgttatggctttgagtcgtgttccaaatgaaagctagtatgccaaattatgtgagaaaaatCGATATGTGTAAGACTcctaattgctcatatgtgtacctaaagtcttgattggaaattacttgttgttgataatctataaagatgctcgaaattGAAAGAAGTGAGTTCAAGAAATAAAGTGTGGCACCGTacaaagaatgaaagttatacttgtggctagtggtgccaaagaaatgagatgatgtgagaaagattatgaaatgagccttgattcaactgttccaaaattacTTTCAAAGTagattttcctaaaagcttatgtcctcaagtcatgccccaatgtggctgttttaactaatgctattctttgtgagtattttcaatatgttttgcgttcttacatattcgtgagtggaaaatgtatatttccctttttggggaaaagtatttcaagaataaatagtGTGCTacatgtttatgattttaacttgctcttcaattgccaatcattttactccatttcttggaaagaaatctattgtgtttaaagccttcatttctaacgaacttaaagttgtgatttccgaaatgttatatatgttgatatttattaAGGTGATCCATAACTTAAAGTtggaaaggaaagatatgaaagtgtggaatatgaaatacggccaccgtaCCATCAATAAAGAATCTtttgaatggccaaaagagccaaggaaatattgttgttgtgattggttgaaaatactagtgaagATATATACAATATGAAAGATGAAGTggtaaatacatttgtatctatgttacctttgtgtgcaaaaaaataatatttttgggagtatcattagtaaaccgaggaagggtgggttgtaacaACCCACACCTAgcactacacgtgccagtgtaggagttaattgtgattattccccttatttgggatgtgaTTGATGGGTTGAtattattctccttaattgggatgaaactaataatagttgtgaattggaaaagtcaacccacacggcatatgtgggaaggtggcctagctgatcggatggagatcagacgccatgttgcgcacatggtggtactactcttggtaacattgttttttcgcatcacatatcaaaccacattgttcgttgAGATATGGCCTAGCTGATCATGcctgatcggactccatgctaaaaataCAGTggcatatcggtgctaatgatctcccaaccaaaaatatatattaatttcgtattttgaaaatattgttatgttttaactggacatttggatatggatgattgtgacttgttgtttctatgtttcttttccctttcttatatgggcattctattttgaaagaggacatttagctttatatactagtactattccatatgtactaacgttcctttttgccggaggcgctgcatcttcaatggatgcaggtggttcatcagcgggcaacttttGTCCTCGTTAGTAGTTagtccctattcagcaggttttggtgagccctactctattccgagcctgatgtcatttgatgttgtactttgtattTTTAGGTATACTCGGGGCCTTAGTGCCGGCATTTCCGTATTACTCTTCTGTTCTACTTAGAGgctcgtagacaggttgtgggtggggTTTTAtatggggaattgaactagaaatgttggtatttggcaaacatgtttttcattatatctataaacttgtaatattttggacattatgaatgaagctactaatggaaatgaaGTGGGAGTTTTT of Nicotiana tomentosiformis chromosome 7, ASM39032v3, whole genome shotgun sequence contains these proteins:
- the LOC138895822 gene encoding uncharacterized protein, whose protein sequence is MVVDAFRRKVESVGSLAFILAGERPLALDFLALANKFLRDTVQHGDSKEVTIDGNGLLRIQGQICVPNVDELRELILERGHSLRYFIHPGAVKMYRNLRKHYWWRRMKKDNVEYVAWCLKCY